The genomic window TAGTTTCTCTATGGTCTCGTCATATCCCTTTGCAGTATGATCTTCCACCTGATCCATGCCGGACCTGTTGAATGAGGATAAATCAGGCTGAACCAACAAATCGGCCTCTTTGGTCTGTAATTTTGCCGGGGCCTGTAAGATAAAATGAAAACTATTCATCATGGCATCAACAATGTGATCAGGCCTTTCATTTGTGCAATAAACCTCTATATTTTGTTTCCTTTTCCTTTGACATAAAATTATTTATGACGAGAATGTACTATGAAAAATAGTGAAAATTTTATTATAAAGGTCAAATTTTCAGGTAAAATATATTGCCCTTCATTCATTTTTTATGTATATTATCTTTGGGTATTATACAATTAAGTTATGCAAGATTATGAACAAAACACCAAAAAGTGACTTTAATGCAATGCTTTTTATGGAATAAAAATAATAAAATCATGCAGATACCTAATGAACAAGATTTTAATATGGCACTTCATATGTTATTATCAGAGTTGTTGGACCTGGAAGCAAGTACCTATTAATTTACTACCGGGCATCCCCGAAGTCTAATGGCTGAGCTTTTACAGAGGCCGCGTTGAGAAAAGAGGATAAAAATCAATTTTTAGGTATAATAAAATATCTCATTTTCAGTTTTATGCCATAAAACAATTTATAACCCTTTGCCATCCCTCCATGCTGGGGAAATATTAAAAACTTATGATATTATGATGATCCGCAAACTCCTGTTTTTCCTTATCATTACCCCATTGCTATTCAGCTGCTCGAATGATTCAAACCAGCATGCCTATGAAGGCTTCTCAGAAGATGAATTGCAATTTATTGCCCGCTATGACCATGAGCTGTTGAATACCATCGCGCGCAAAACCATCTCGGTACAAGAGAAATCTGTAGAATCTGCCGATGAAATAGAGATCATAAAGCAGAAACAGGTGAAACCCCTGGTATACAACCAACTGCTTTCCACCCGCTACATGGAAAAAAACCATCAGAAAAATGTTTTTATTGCCCAAATCCTGCCGCAGGTACTCATTACCAAATTTTACCTCGATCAGCAACGTCAGGTACTGGAAATGCTGATGTCTGAGGATTCAACGATTGAAGATATTGATCATGACGAGAGACAGGCTTTCATTGAACAGCAGATGAAAAAGCACGGGGTGGAAACAGTCGGAGCACTGATGGATCAACTGACAACACATCCTACCAGCATCATACTTGCACAGGCCGCCATCGAGTCAAACTGGGGAAGTACCAGAAGTTACGAAAAAGCCAACAATCCCTTTCAGATACGATCCATTAACTCCTCGGAGCCCCGCTTAGAGACCTTTGGCAAAGACAGCGCCATCACTTACCTGAAAAAATATGAGCATCTGCCAGCTTCCATTGTAGATTACTTCAGAAACATCAACCGTTCGGATCGCCTGGCTGATTTTCGCGAGCAACGGCAAACCATTTCCGATCCCTTCAAGCTGGTGCAATACCTTGAAAGTTACCAGCCGGCATACGGAGAAAAATACATCCAGCTGCTAACCAATGTAATCCGCAGAAATGATCTGACCCGCTATGATTCCTATGAGATCGACTCTACCTACATCAATATCCTAACCAAAGATGAGATCCGCTCTATCATTGAGGATCAAACCAAAAGAGAGCGAAACATAGTATCTTCCGATTCAGACCGCATCAAAAAGATTCAGTCGAGAAGCGTGGACATACAGTATACAGCGATCGATTCCCCCGCATCCATTGTTGACGTGAACAGCAAATATGTTGTTCCTTACGTATATACCAATGTCATCGACCTGAAGTATCTGCCTTTAGAGGAGAGAAAGGAGAAATTTATAGATATGTTGCTGCCGTCGGTATTAACTGCCGCCTATGGAATCAAACAAACCCGGCAGCGGATAACCACCATTCAGGAGAGAATGGCACGGGATAAACCCATATCGGAGGAAGACAGTGTGTTTCTAACGAAACAGCTCAAAGACTGGAGGGCGGAGAATACGGAAGAACTGTTGAAAGAGAAAATGATCACCCGGCCCATCAGCATCATGCTGGCGCAAGCGGCCCTGGAAACAGGCTGGGGCAGCTCCCGGTTTTTTATAGCAGCCAATAATGTTTTTGGTGTCTGGTCCTTCGATCCCAATGAATCAAGGATCCGGGCCCTGGGAACAAGAGATGGCACACCCGTATATGTGAAAAAATACGGGGATCTGTCCAGCAGCATCATCGATTATTACAAGGTGATCGCCAAAGGCCCTTATGATGAATACCGCCAGGCAAGAAAAAGAACCCGTGACCCCTACGTTTTGGTAGAATATCTGTTCCGGTACAGTGAAATGGGCCAGGAATATATCAACCGCCTGAAAACGGTGATGCGGAAGTCGAATTTGGTTAAGTACGACAACTATCAGCTGGATCCCTCCTACATTAAAGTCGAATGATATATGAAGGAATAATCCCTCTCTTTTCCAATAACCTGAAAATTTATCATGTAATAATTTGCCCTATGCATATATCCTTGATCAACATACTCTCCACAGCAATTTTTTTAGCCGCAGGTTTATTCCTGCCAACGAACCGGGCACAGGCACAAGACACCCATCAAGATAATGTCAATTTCTTTGTTTATCATCGGTTTGGCGAAGATGACATACCCTCCACCAACATTTCTGCTGAGATCTTCAGGGAACACCTGCGTTTTTTGCATGAGAACGATTATACAGTATTAACAATGGGTGAGGCAGTGGAAAAGCTCAGATCACATCATAATATACCTGAAAAAACGGCGGTTCTAACCGTGGATGACGGATATAAGTCATTTAAAACGGTGGCTGTTCCG from Bacteroidales bacterium includes these protein-coding regions:
- a CDS encoding glucosaminidase domain-containing protein codes for the protein MMIRKLLFFLIITPLLFSCSNDSNQHAYEGFSEDELQFIARYDHELLNTIARKTISVQEKSVESADEIEIIKQKQVKPLVYNQLLSTRYMEKNHQKNVFIAQILPQVLITKFYLDQQRQVLEMLMSEDSTIEDIDHDERQAFIEQQMKKHGVETVGALMDQLTTHPTSIILAQAAIESNWGSTRSYEKANNPFQIRSINSSEPRLETFGKDSAITYLKKYEHLPASIVDYFRNINRSDRLADFREQRQTISDPFKLVQYLESYQPAYGEKYIQLLTNVIRRNDLTRYDSYEIDSTYINILTKDEIRSIIEDQTKRERNIVSSDSDRIKKIQSRSVDIQYTAIDSPASIVDVNSKYVVPYVYTNVIDLKYLPLEERKEKFIDMLLPSVLTAAYGIKQTRQRITTIQERMARDKPISEEDSVFLTKQLKDWRAENTEELLKEKMITRPISIMLAQAALETGWGSSRFFIAANNVFGVWSFDPNESRIRALGTRDGTPVYVKKYGDLSSSIIDYYKVIAKGPYDEYRQARKRTRDPYVLVEYLFRYSEMGQEYINRLKTVMRKSNLVKYDNYQLDPSYIKVE